A window of Campylobacter lari subsp. lari contains these coding sequences:
- a CDS encoding MlaA family lipoprotein, producing the protein MLKYILISCLFFNTLILANDFEDFEQEYQKKEVKDSFYSYNKAMSKFNYNLYTYFLRPLTLSYKSVTPNFVRTGVKNAFDTTRSPFRFINHLLSLEFRKAGEEFGRFCVNVIFGFGLLDSASKTSLKSYEADFGTTLGKWGVGSGPHLVLPLLGPSNVRDALSMPANWFMVPEGYIDNFWVGVGVNAALKLNELSFEHEKIDDIYQNSVDYYTFIRDAYEQRRQELIK; encoded by the coding sequence TTGTTAAAATACATACTAATTTCGTGTTTATTTTTTAACACTTTAATTTTAGCCAATGACTTTGAAGATTTTGAACAAGAATACCAAAAAAAAGAAGTCAAAGATAGCTTTTATAGTTATAATAAAGCTATGAGTAAATTTAATTATAATCTTTATACTTATTTTTTAAGACCTCTTACGCTTTCTTATAAAAGTGTTACTCCAAATTTTGTAAGAACAGGGGTAAAAAATGCTTTTGATACCACAAGATCGCCTTTTAGATTTATCAATCACCTTTTAAGTTTGGAATTTAGAAAAGCTGGAGAGGAATTTGGAAGATTTTGTGTGAATGTTATTTTTGGATTTGGCTTGTTAGATAGTGCAAGCAAAACTTCTTTAAAAAGTTATGAAGCTGATTTTGGAACAACTTTGGGCAAATGGGGAGTAGGTAGTGGCCCTCATCTTGTGTTGCCATTATTGGGACCATCTAATGTAAGAGATGCTTTGAGTATGCCTGCTAATTGGTTTATGGTTCCTGAGGGATATATAGATAATTTTTGGGTTGGTGTGGGTGTAAATGCTGCATTAAAACTGAATGAGTTAAGTTTTGAGCATGAAAAAATAGATGATATTTACCAAAATAGTGTAGATTATTACACTTTTATACGCGATGCATATGAACAAAGACGCCAAGAGCTCATCAAATAA
- a CDS encoding MFS transporter — protein MLKTVLPLSFIVGTRFFGLFIVLPVLSLYALNLKGANEFLVGLLVGVYALTQMALQVPFGIISDKIGRKKTMLIGLVVFIIGSLVCSYADDIYTMMFGRLLQGAGAIGAVATAMISDFINEENRGKAMAIMGSFIGLSFAASLVLSPLMSAKFGLSSLFDLSAILSLICIVLLFSVVPKEHTIVHENTKTPLKKLLKEKNLALMNLTNCMQKMLMSIAFLSIPLVLVHEFNYPSENLWHVYVSSMVLGFLAMGLSGSLGEKRGLSKEILLLGVAFFIIAYIIFAFSHNALVFMVGVVVFFIGFNLHEPIMQSCASKFAKVNEKGAALGVFNAFGYFGSFLGGVVGGYFLHHFSLVTLAFILVILSVIWFVLLLFLQSPADFKNVYLSLETKHGLNNIKGINGVLDVYKNSKFLVIKYNKKLTSEEEILAIIEK, from the coding sequence ATGTTAAAAACCGTTTTACCTTTGTCTTTTATTGTAGGAACTAGATTTTTTGGATTGTTTATAGTTTTACCAGTTTTAAGTTTATATGCTTTAAATTTAAAAGGAGCCAATGAGTTTTTAGTAGGGCTTTTAGTGGGTGTGTATGCTCTAACTCAAATGGCATTGCAAGTTCCTTTTGGAATCATTTCAGATAAAATAGGGCGTAAAAAAACTATGCTAATAGGACTTGTAGTGTTTATTATAGGTTCTTTGGTATGTTCATATGCTGATGATATTTATACGATGATGTTTGGAAGGCTTTTACAAGGAGCAGGGGCCATAGGAGCAGTAGCTACTGCTATGATAAGTGATTTTATCAATGAAGAAAATCGTGGTAAGGCTATGGCTATCATGGGTTCATTTATAGGACTTTCTTTTGCAGCTTCTTTGGTGCTTTCTCCTTTAATGAGTGCTAAATTTGGACTTTCAAGTTTGTTTGATTTAAGTGCCATTTTAAGTTTAATTTGTATCGTGCTTTTATTTAGTGTTGTGCCAAAAGAGCATACAATAGTGCATGAAAATACTAAAACCCCATTAAAAAAGCTTTTAAAAGAAAAAAACTTAGCTTTGATGAATCTTACTAATTGTATGCAAAAAATGCTTATGAGTATTGCATTTTTAAGTATTCCTTTGGTTTTAGTACATGAGTTTAATTATCCAAGTGAAAATTTATGGCATGTTTATGTTAGCTCTATGGTGCTTGGGTTTTTAGCTATGGGTTTATCAGGATCTTTAGGAGAAAAAAGAGGCTTAAGCAAAGAGATATTGCTTTTAGGTGTGGCATTTTTTATCATAGCTTATATTATATTTGCTTTTTCGCATAATGCTTTAGTGTTTATGGTAGGCGTTGTAGTGTTTTTTATAGGATTTAATTTGCATGAGCCTATTATGCAAAGTTGTGCGAGTAAATTTGCTAAGGTAAATGAAAAAGGTGCAGCTTTGGGTGTATTTAATGCTTTTGGCTATTTTGGAAGCTTTTTAGGTGGTGTTGTAGGAGGATATTTTTTACATCATTTTAGCTTAGTTACTCTTGCTTTTATTTTGGTTATTTTGTCTGTAATTTGGTTTGTTTTACTTTTGTTTTTACAAAGTCCAGCGGATTTTAAAAATGTCTATTTATCTTTAGAAACAAAGCATGGTTTAAATAATATTAAAGGCATAAATGGAGTTTTAGATGTGTATAAAAACTCTAAATTTTTAGTGATTAAATACAATAAAAAACTCACAAGCGAAGAAGAAATTTTAGCGATTATTGAAAAATAA
- a CDS encoding efflux RND transporter permease subunit gives MLSKILKIFLNFPKLTLGITLIFCIFFSFFAKNLSVDASAESLLLEHDEGLKLYREVSARYGNDNFLMLAFAPKNKDIFTKENLEIIKSLTFDLEKIKGVQKVFSIANAPLLASSKDKELKELIQNIPNIFNQDVDINLAKKEISNQPFYKNNIISKDGKTTGILIYLAPDLVYNDLINSRDNAQNENEKEHFRALIKKHQESSREFSAKRLEEITKIVSKYSQNGDFLHLGGVEMIANDMINYVKSDLKIYGLSLIGLLFIALWWFFGSLRLVFLALGICVISLFTSSGIFALLGFDITVVSSNYVALVLIITVSVVIHLIVHFIENCHKHPKASVYKLLLSTLLDKASPSFYAILTTVVGFLSFVFSDIEPIIKLGIMMSLGISVSLILAYIYFASILVLMPRLNFKELNQNSLKFLSFCANASLKHRKIIYGISLFCVAFALYGILQIKVENSFVSYFKDSSRIKQGLLVIDKELGGTMPLDVIVKFKQDSKQNESLDEFEQEFDDLAKDDRYFFSSEKTRIAAKVHEFLSKQKYVGSVLSLQSLLELGKSINDGKALDDFALAFLYENLDENFKKQVLTPFVSVENNELRFSVRMLDSDPNLRRDAFLKQLEKDLNELLQNDNVEVKISGIMPLYNNMLQSLFSSQFDTLAFVVLVIFALFVVIFRSFIYAFVAILANLIPLALIFGLMGVFNIPLDIMSITIAAICIGIGVDDTIHYIHRFKEELKHKSLEEAIKASHMGIGSAIYYTSVTIILGFLVMISSNFIPTIYFGLLTVLAMSLLLLGSLFLLPSFILSYHYLKQNYNKATSKPHKAQKQ, from the coding sequence ATGCTAAGTAAAATTTTAAAAATCTTTCTTAATTTCCCAAAGCTAACTTTGGGGATTACTTTAATCTTTTGCATATTTTTTAGTTTTTTTGCTAAAAATTTAAGTGTTGATGCAAGTGCTGAAAGCTTGCTTTTAGAGCATGATGAGGGTTTGAAACTATATAGAGAAGTTTCAGCACGCTATGGCAATGATAATTTTTTAATGCTTGCTTTTGCCCCTAAAAATAAAGATATTTTTACTAAAGAAAATTTAGAAATTATAAAAAGCTTAACTTTCGATTTGGAAAAAATCAAGGGTGTGCAAAAGGTGTTTTCTATCGCTAATGCGCCTTTACTTGCAAGTTCTAAAGATAAAGAGCTAAAAGAGCTTATCCAAAATATACCTAATATTTTTAATCAAGATGTGGATATTAATCTAGCTAAAAAAGAAATTTCAAACCAACCCTTTTATAAAAATAATATCATCTCAAAAGATGGAAAAACAACGGGAATTTTGATTTATCTAGCGCCTGATCTTGTTTATAATGATTTGATTAATTCAAGGGATAATGCGCAAAATGAAAATGAAAAAGAGCATTTTAGAGCCTTGATTAAAAAACATCAAGAAAGCTCAAGGGAATTTAGTGCAAAAAGATTAGAAGAAATTACTAAAATAGTATCTAAGTATAGTCAAAATGGAGACTTTTTGCATCTTGGCGGTGTAGAAATGATTGCTAATGATATGATTAATTATGTAAAAAGTGATTTAAAAATTTATGGTCTTAGCTTAATAGGACTTTTATTTATAGCACTTTGGTGGTTTTTTGGCTCTTTGCGCTTAGTGTTTTTGGCTTTGGGAATTTGCGTGATTTCGCTTTTTACTTCAAGCGGGATTTTCGCACTTTTGGGCTTTGATATTACCGTAGTGTCTTCAAACTATGTAGCTTTGGTACTTATTATCACTGTTTCTGTTGTGATACATTTGATCGTACATTTTATAGAAAATTGTCACAAACACCCAAAAGCTAGTGTTTATAAGCTTTTACTCTCAACCTTACTTGATAAAGCAAGTCCTAGTTTTTATGCTATTTTAACTACAGTTGTTGGGTTTTTAAGTTTTGTTTTTTCAGATATTGAGCCTATTATCAAACTTGGTATTATGATGAGTCTTGGCATTAGTGTGAGTTTGATTTTAGCTTATATTTATTTTGCGAGTATTTTAGTATTAATGCCGCGTCTAAATTTTAAAGAGCTAAATCAAAATTCGTTGAAATTTTTAAGTTTTTGTGCAAATGCAAGTTTAAAACATAGAAAAATTATCTATGGTATAAGTTTATTTTGTGTGGCTTTTGCTTTATATGGAATTTTACAAATCAAAGTAGAAAATAGCTTTGTGAGTTATTTTAAAGATAGTTCTAGGATTAAACAAGGCTTGCTAGTTATAGATAAAGAGCTAGGTGGAACTATGCCTTTAGATGTGATTGTCAAATTTAAGCAAGATTCAAAACAAAATGAAAGTTTAGATGAATTTGAACAAGAATTTGATGATTTAGCCAAAGATGATAGGTATTTTTTTAGCAGTGAAAAAACAAGAATAGCTGCTAAGGTTCATGAGTTTTTAAGTAAGCAAAAATATGTAGGCTCTGTGCTTAGCTTGCAAAGTTTGCTAGAGCTTGGAAAAAGCATTAATGATGGCAAGGCTTTAGATGATTTTGCTCTAGCGTTTTTATATGAAAATTTAGATGAGAATTTTAAAAAGCAAGTCTTAACCCCTTTTGTTAGTGTAGAAAACAATGAGTTGCGATTTAGCGTGCGTATGCTAGATAGTGATCCAAATTTAAGACGCGATGCTTTTTTAAAACAGCTTGAGAAAGACTTAAATGAGCTTTTGCAAAATGACAATGTAGAGGTTAAAATCAGTGGTATTATGCCTTTGTATAATAATATGCTTCAAAGTCTTTTTTCATCACAATTTGATACTTTGGCCTTTGTGGTGCTTGTGATTTTTGCTTTGTTTGTGGTGATTTTTAGAAGTTTTATTTATGCTTTTGTGGCGATTTTGGCCAATCTCATACCTTTAGCTTTAATATTTGGCTTAATGGGTGTTTTTAATATACCACTTGATATTATGAGTATTACCATAGCTGCTATTTGTATAGGAATAGGGGTTGATGATACGATTCATTATATTCATCGTTTTAAAGAAGAATTAAAACATAAAAGTTTAGAAGAAGCTATAAAAGCTTCGCATATGGGTATAGGAAGTGCGATTTATTATACTAGCGTTACGATTATCTTAGGCTTTTTAGTGATGATTAGTAGTAATTTTATCCCAACGATTTATTTTGGCTTGCTTACGGTTTTGGCTATGAGTTTGCTTTTATTGGGTTCGCTTTTTTTATTGCCAAGTTTTATTTTAAGCTATCATTATCTTAAGCAAAATTATAATAAAGCAACATCCAAACCACATAAAGCCCAAAAGCAATAA
- a CDS encoding AI-2E family transporter: MKSSNFFLISFILFILFWVLFLFKPFLMNIAIASLMAVSTSNVNVKFLSIFKGKKVIAAAATTAFMLALFFIPFVYAIIELAKAASGFNISYIHNTIEYFKNYSLHLPESLSFIEPKIKEALASIDLNSISKDVLTYLSSATKFGTKFLTDMVLICVFYFFANLYGAQLIGYIKTIVPMKKEETQGILSEVSNVMSVVFYSMVLNAILQGVLFAIITKFYGYDAILMGILFCFSSLIPVVGGALIYVPVSLYEFANNNLSGALVIFIYSVVMISFIADTLVKPYIIKWINEKLVQIPTQINELLIFFAMIAGISSFGFWGIILGPAILTFFISTLKLYVILKEKHFV; this comes from the coding sequence ATGAAAAGTAGTAATTTTTTCTTAATTAGTTTTATTTTATTTATTTTATTTTGGGTACTTTTTTTATTCAAGCCTTTTTTGATGAATATAGCCATAGCCAGTTTAATGGCTGTTTCTACTTCTAATGTGAATGTGAAATTTTTAAGTATTTTCAAGGGTAAAAAAGTCATAGCAGCAGCAGCTACCACTGCTTTTATGCTAGCTTTATTTTTTATACCTTTTGTATATGCTATTATAGAACTTGCAAAAGCAGCTAGCGGTTTTAATATAAGTTATATTCACAATACCATAGAATATTTTAAAAATTATTCTTTGCACCTACCTGAATCTTTAAGCTTTATAGAGCCCAAAATCAAAGAAGCATTAGCAAGTATTGATTTAAATTCTATCTCTAAAGATGTTTTAACCTATCTTTCAAGCGCGACTAAATTTGGGACTAAATTTCTAACTGATATGGTGTTAATTTGTGTGTTTTATTTCTTTGCTAATCTTTATGGAGCCCAACTTATTGGCTATATCAAAACCATAGTACCTATGAAAAAAGAAGAAACTCAAGGCATTTTAAGCGAAGTGAGTAATGTAATGTCTGTTGTGTTTTATTCTATGGTGTTAAATGCTATTTTACAAGGGGTGCTTTTTGCTATCATTACTAAATTTTATGGTTATGATGCGATTTTAATGGGGATATTATTTTGCTTTAGTTCTTTAATCCCTGTTGTAGGCGGGGCATTAATTTATGTGCCTGTTTCTTTATATGAATTTGCCAATAACAATCTAAGCGGTGCTTTAGTAATTTTCATTTATAGCGTGGTAATGATATCTTTTATCGCAGATACTTTAGTAAAACCCTATATCATTAAATGGATCAATGAAAAACTTGTTCAAATTCCAACACAAATTAACGAACTTTTAATTTTCTTTGCGATGATAGCAGGAATTTCAAGTTTTGGTTTTTGGGGTATTATCCTTGGACCTGCTATTTTAACTTTCTTTATTTCTACTTTAAAATTATATGTGATTTTAAAAGAAAAACATTTTGTATAA
- a CDS encoding Tgt2/MlaC family protein — MKKIIVLLCSVVFAFALNLQDISKTMQEKIDESLKILDQNKNNKAKAAQEIFVLFDGVFDYELMAKLSLSTRYERLNENEKNEFNKAFEKNLKKSFTDKLALYDSQKLKVINLEEKNKRAFLKTSMIVDGKENFVIFKFYDKNNDWQIYDVDIFGISIIQTYRSQFKDVLQNGDFKTLLEKLSSVDFSK, encoded by the coding sequence ATGAAAAAAATCATAGTTTTGCTTTGTAGTGTAGTATTTGCATTTGCTTTAAATTTGCAAGATATTTCTAAAACTATGCAAGAAAAAATTGATGAGAGTTTAAAAATTTTAGATCAAAATAAAAATAACAAAGCTAAAGCAGCGCAAGAAATTTTTGTTTTATTTGATGGTGTTTTTGATTATGAACTTATGGCTAAACTTAGTCTTTCTACAAGATATGAAAGATTGAATGAAAATGAAAAAAATGAATTTAATAAAGCTTTTGAAAAAAACCTTAAAAAAAGCTTCACAGATAAGCTTGCTTTGTATGATTCTCAAAAATTAAAAGTGATTAATTTAGAAGAAAAAAATAAAAGAGCTTTTTTGAAAACTTCTATGATAGTAGATGGTAAAGAAAATTTTGTAATTTTTAAATTTTATGATAAAAATAATGATTGGCAAATTTATGATGTAGATATTTTTGGTATAAGCATCATACAAACTTATCGCTCGCAATTTAAAGATGTCTTGCAAAATGGAGATTTTAAAACCTTACTTGAAAAGCTTTCTAGCGTTGATTTTTCTAAATAA
- the modA gene encoding molybdate ABC transporter substrate-binding protein, producing the protein MKKIFTLLFLCIFGYSADVNIAAAANVAYAFKALQKEFQKENPDISVNVSLGASGNLVSQIKNGAPFDIFMAANMKFAQSLYDDNFASTKPVIYAQGALALLSVRMDLSKGLDMLKEEKVKIITIANPKAAPYGQASIETLQNAKIYEQTKAKIIEAKSIGEALTQTLKAADVGFIAASALYEDTLKSYKLQEGKNYILINPKLYEPINQGIIITSYGKDNAKAKKFYDFILSKKAKEIFKAYGYNIP; encoded by the coding sequence ATGAAAAAAATTTTCACCCTACTTTTTTTATGTATTTTTGGCTATAGTGCTGATGTAAATATCGCTGCAGCTGCAAATGTAGCTTATGCTTTTAAAGCCTTGCAAAAAGAATTTCAAAAAGAAAATCCTGATATTAGTGTTAATGTAAGCTTAGGCGCTAGTGGAAATTTAGTCTCACAAATCAAAAATGGAGCACCATTTGATATATTTATGGCTGCAAATATGAAATTTGCACAAAGCTTATATGATGATAATTTTGCTAGTACAAAACCTGTTATTTACGCTCAAGGAGCTTTAGCTTTACTCAGTGTTAGAATGGATTTAAGCAAAGGATTAGATATGCTTAAAGAAGAAAAAGTAAAAATCATTACCATAGCTAACCCCAAAGCCGCTCCTTATGGTCAAGCTAGTATAGAAACTTTACAAAATGCTAAAATTTATGAGCAAACAAAAGCTAAAATCATCGAAGCAAAATCCATAGGAGAAGCACTTACTCAAACACTAAAAGCAGCTGATGTAGGTTTTATAGCAGCAAGTGCTTTATATGAAGATACGCTAAAATCTTATAAACTCCAAGAAGGAAAAAATTATATTTTAATCAATCCAAAGCTTTATGAACCAATCAACCAAGGTATTATCATCACTTCTTATGGTAAAGATAATGCTAAAGCTAAGAAATTTTATGATTTTATTTTAAGTAAAAAAGCTAAGGAAATTTTCAAAGCTTATGGCTATAATATCCCATGA
- the rdgB gene encoding RdgB/HAM1 family non-canonical purine NTP pyrophosphatase, with amino-acid sequence MKKKLKIILATSNAHKVEEIKKILTSYEIYALNEIITPFEIIEDGTSFKENALIKSKAIFNALGKKQDEFITLSDDSGISVEALDNAPGIFSARYSQEGTDEANRNKLIQALHEKNLHQSKAFYTAAIAISSKYGHFSTHGYMHGLAIDTPRGNNGFGYDPLFIPKGFDKTLGELDEQVKLKISHRSQALMFATYILRALEKMEC; translated from the coding sequence ATGAAGAAAAAATTAAAAATCATTCTAGCAACTTCTAATGCACACAAAGTAGAAGAAATTAAAAAAATTTTAACTTCTTATGAAATTTATGCCTTAAATGAAATCATCACTCCTTTTGAAATCATCGAAGATGGCACAAGTTTTAAAGAAAATGCTTTGATAAAATCTAAAGCCATTTTTAATGCTTTAGGCAAAAAGCAAGATGAATTTATCACCTTAAGTGATGATAGCGGTATAAGCGTAGAGGCTTTAGATAATGCACCAGGGATTTTTTCTGCAAGATACTCTCAAGAAGGCACTGATGAGGCCAATAGAAACAAGCTCATTCAAGCTTTGCATGAAAAAAATCTACATCAAAGCAAAGCTTTTTACACTGCAGCCATAGCCATAAGCTCAAAATATGGACATTTTAGCACGCATGGATATATGCATGGCCTTGCTATTGATACTCCAAGGGGTAATAATGGCTTTGGATATGATCCTTTATTTATCCCGAAAGGTTTTGATAAAACCTTAGGTGAATTAGATGAGCAAGTAAAATTAAAAATTTCACACCGCTCTCAAGCACTAATGTTTGCTACTTACATCTTAAGAGCATTAGAAAAAATGGAGTGTTAA
- a CDS encoding sulfate/molybdate ABC transporter ATP-binding protein has protein sequence MLKLDFEKIFKNKEKEFKLKVKFEVKEGDFCAIFGKSGSGKTTLLRILAGFEKAQGICTFNDTIFFNDKNFLSPQKRKLGFVFQDYALFENMNVEQNLLFAKKDLKFANELLELLDLSKHKKSHILELSGGQKQRVALARAIMQKPKLLLLDEPFSALDNEIKLHLHDYLLNIHKTYKITTILISHDVSEVYKLANKVIILENGAITKEGSPNEVFLKTQGSQKFAIKARILKLQKQDSIFIAILAIGNQISQVALSPLEAKDFKENDEVLLSQKAFALNLSKIQNKVN, from the coding sequence ATGCTAAAACTTGACTTTGAAAAAATCTTTAAAAATAAAGAAAAAGAATTTAAACTTAAGGTTAAATTTGAAGTTAAGGAAGGGGATTTTTGTGCTATTTTTGGAAAAAGTGGCAGTGGCAAAACTACGCTTTTGAGAATTTTAGCAGGTTTTGAAAAAGCACAAGGAATTTGTACTTTTAACGATACTATATTTTTTAATGATAAAAACTTTCTAAGTCCACAAAAAAGAAAACTTGGCTTTGTTTTTCAAGATTATGCTTTATTTGAAAATATGAATGTAGAGCAAAACTTACTTTTTGCTAAAAAAGATCTAAAATTTGCTAATGAACTTTTAGAGCTTTTAGATTTAAGCAAACATAAAAAAAGTCATATTTTAGAATTAAGCGGGGGGCAAAAACAACGCGTAGCTTTAGCAAGAGCCATTATGCAAAAACCCAAACTTTTACTTTTAGATGAGCCATTTAGCGCCTTAGATAATGAGATAAAACTACACTTGCATGATTATCTTTTAAATATACATAAAACTTATAAAATCACTACTATTTTAATCAGTCATGATGTAAGCGAAGTTTATAAACTAGCCAATAAAGTCATCATTTTAGAAAATGGAGCCATCACCAAAGAAGGCTCGCCTAATGAAGTTTTTTTAAAAACACAAGGCTCGCAAAAATTTGCCATAAAAGCACGCATTTTAAAATTGCAAAAGCAAGATAGCATATTTATAGCTATACTTGCCATAGGCAATCAAATCAGCCAAGTAGCACTAAGCCCTTTAGAAGCTAAAGATTTTAAAGAAAATGATGAAGTGCTTTTAAGTCAAAAGGCTTTTGCGCTAAATTTGAGTAAAATACAAAACAAAGTCAATTAA